A single genomic interval of Helianthus annuus cultivar XRQ/B chromosome 13, HanXRQr2.0-SUNRISE, whole genome shotgun sequence harbors:
- the LOC118485946 gene encoding uncharacterized protein LOC118485946 has translation MSSNNSELSALTQQQELDSKLGTTTRIPRLTDANDFPEWKWRFEQHLKVKDYKLWRSILRGPREIMMESPTEPDVKIKKPRDKYTEDDLLIVEEDDRALSYLTMGLGPDIAIGFRSCKSAKELWDSLIEVYEGNEDMKESRRNLLQQNFNNFNHIYGETIDNQIQRFVKLVTQMQMEEIHTTNASSNRQLLNALPKSWDHHVAMIKKTKDLARCTLSEMISHIKACELDDKQRETNYKNSMLAAGFSIAPASSNNNNAALLSQGGFQMFRNNSSAPQTSAKVHSPGSSNQVVSSASTVTSAGNAGNVSTVAPTSAFAANNEMIAFFASQSKEKLEIAASVINCLNAFIAGKLDPPKWSPNDLSQIHPDDVEEMDITWQMAMAAFRAQKFVRKTGKNRWGNAWNGAAKVPFNLRCFNCHEEGHYARNCPKPLVNRDQASAELAQPATPGQPATPNRERALVTTTGIADAETSGSPQPQGLAQALVVQPNIHFDWSSEIERLNISAPENQTATSNIAFMTSSEHSSKPEEETAADDFAFMTQILSAPVKGLTKEEMIALK, from the coding sequence aTGTCATCGAACAACAGTGAACTGTCTGCCCTAACTCAACAACAAGAACTGGACTCAAAGCTTGGAACTACAACACGTATTCCGAGATTAACTGATGCTAATGACTTTCCTgagtggaagtggcgctttgaacagcatcTGAAGGTTAAAGATTACAAGCTATGGCGCAGTATCTTGAGAGGACCTAGGGAGATTATGATGGAAAGTCCTACAGAACCAGATGTTAAAATTAAAAAGCCTCGAGATAAATACACTGAAGATGATTTGCtcattgttgaagaagatgatcgtGCTCTTTCCTACTTAACTATGGGTTTAGGTCCTGATATTGCTATTGGCTTTCGCTcctgcaaatctgccaaagaattgtgggattctCTGATTGAAGTGTATGAAGGAAACGAAGACATGAAAGAGAGCCGAAGAAACTTGctgcaacaaaacttcaacaacttcaaccatatttatggtgaaacaaTAGATAATCAGATTCAGAGATTCGTGAAGCTAGTCActcaaatgcaaatggaagaGATTCATACAACTAATGCATCCTCCAATCGACAACTTCTCAATGCACTGCCtaagagttgggatcatcatgttgcaATGATCAAGAAGACAAAAGACTTAGCTAGATGTACTCTGTCTGAGATGATCTCTCACATCAAGGCATGCGAACTGGATGATAAGCAAAGAGAAACGAATTACAAGAACAGTATGCTAGCTGCCGGTTTCTCCATTGCTCCCGCCTCTTCCAACAACAACAACGCAGCCTTACTGTCTCAAGGAGGTTTTCAGATGTTTCGCAATAATTCATCCGCTCCTCAAACTTCAGCAAAGGTGCACTCACCTGGATCCTCAAATCAAGTTGTTTCTTCAGCGTCTACTGTTACTTCTGCTGGAAATGCTGGAAATGTCTCTACTGTCGCTCCTACTTCTGCCTTCGCTGCAAACAACGAAATGATAGCCTTCTTCGCCAGTCAATCAAAGGAAAAACTGGAAATAGCAGCTTCAGtgatcaactgtttgaatgctttCATTGCAGgaaagcttgatccaccaaagtggAGTCCTAATGATCTGTCTCAGATTCAtccagatgatgttgaagaaatggatatCACTTGGCAGATGGCAATGGCTGCCTTCAGAGCTCAAAAGTTTGTGAGAAAAACAGGTAAAAACAGGTGGGGAAATGCATGGAATGGAGCTGCTAAAGTGCCCTTTAATCTTCGTTGTTTcaactgtcatgaggaaggaCACTATGCTCGTAACTGCCCAAAGCCACTTGTAAACAGAGATCAAGCTTCTGCAGAATTAGCGCAACCAGCAACACCTGGTCAACCTGCAACTCCTAATCGAGAAAGGGCTCTTGTGACCACTACCGGTATAGCAGATGCTGAAACTTCTGGAAGTCCACAGCCGCAAGGATTAGCACAAGCTCTGGTGGTACAGCCCAACATTCATTTTGATTGGTCTTCAGAAATTGAGCGTTTAAACATATCAGCTCCAGAGAATCAAACTGCTACATCCAACATTGCTTTCATGACCTCAAGCGAACATAGCTCTAAGCCAGAGGAAGAGACTGCAGCTGATGATTTTGCATTCATGACTCAAATCCTGTCAGCACCTGTCAAAGGTCTCACgaaagaagag